Genomic DNA from Noviherbaspirillum saxi:
CGGAAACTGGTAGTGCAGACCAGTTTTGGTGTGGGCGAGTCGCGTGCAAAATTGCCGCTGTTGTACCGGTTGATATTCAAGCTGCTGCTTGCCCCGCAAATTGCGGATACTGAAGAACAAGAGCGGCTAGTACGCAATAGCAGGCTGGACTGGGTTATTGCCCAACCCGTCAATTTGACCGATACCCTTGAAGACGGATATCCGCTCGCATCGCCGGAGGGCGAAGTTAATGCCATGAAAGTGTCGCGCAAGCAAGTCGGAAGTTTTCTGGCAAACGCCATTGATACCTCGGCTTACCTGCACCGGTCGGTTGCGCTGTCAGGACAGTAATGCCGTCGCTTTGGGATGCTGATACTTATGCCGGCATTGCGCGGAAAGCACCGTTTTTAAGCGGCGCTTTCCGAAAGTGTTTGCTACTTCGGGAGTCTCAGTCAATTCCCAGTACCCGCAAGAGCACTGGCACTGCCATGGCGCTGCATGTCGGTCAGCCTTAAAGAACCAGCGGACCGTCTGGTCCGCTATCAGAATGTCAGTCGATGGCCATGCCGGACTGTTTGACCAGCGTCGCATATTTCACCATTTCGG
This window encodes:
- a CDS encoding NAD(P)-dependent oxidoreductase, producing the protein MKVLVIGATGGSGIAAVKALLSAGHEVTAFSRHPEKLKELGNRIAMVAGDASSLADVDRAVQGKDAVVVTLGISESALRVRLFGSRNTPINIRSAGTANAITAMHRHGLRKLVVQTSFGVGESRAKLPLLYRLIFKLLLAPQIADTEEQERLVRNSRLDWVIAQPVNLTDTLEDGYPLASPEGEVNAMKVSRKQVGSFLANAIDTSAYLHRSVALSGQ